One genomic segment of Borrelia miyamotoi includes these proteins:
- the dprA gene encoding DNA-processing protein DprA, with amino-acid sequence MFKLLYIDNLKFLRSKDKFRIFNNFDLNDLCNLSLRDISNSLSKDFRTTYKLPDLKLVELQKKIIDRSGAKAVTLGSKDYPLKLKRIYDPPFAIYYKGNLPDFNSLSWAVVGSRQINRALADKIKELSSHLAKNHVEIISGFAIGADIAAHLGAMNEKKRTYAVIATDIDNIYPKQNRKYVSHLLENGGGIITETLPYEKIQNYFFAKRNRIIAGLSDAVFVTCAPRKSGALITADLGLDLGLDIYVYNVDYSGDGSKSLYASGAQEIKSVPELYNILNVQYNEPEINDYSADCCVGKDISSILINELLNEISKKGGA; translated from the coding sequence ATGTTTAAATTGCTTTATATTGATAATTTAAAATTTTTAAGGAGTAAAGATAAATTTAGGATTTTTAATAATTTTGATTTAAATGATCTTTGTAATTTAAGTTTAAGAGATATTTCTAATTCTTTGTCTAAAGATTTTAGAACAACTTATAAACTTCCAGATTTAAAATTAGTAGAGTTGCAAAAAAAAATTATTGATAGATCAGGTGCAAAAGCTGTGACTCTTGGCTCTAAGGATTATCCTTTGAAGCTTAAGAGGATCTATGACCCTCCATTTGCTATTTATTATAAGGGTAATCTTCCAGATTTTAATTCTTTATCTTGGGCTGTTGTTGGTTCAAGGCAAATCAATAGAGCTTTGGCTGATAAAATTAAAGAATTATCATCTCATCTTGCTAAGAATCATGTGGAGATAATATCTGGATTTGCAATAGGAGCTGATATTGCAGCGCATCTTGGTGCAATGAATGAGAAAAAAAGAACTTATGCAGTTATTGCAACAGATATTGATAATATTTATCCAAAGCAAAATAGGAAATATGTTTCTCATCTTTTAGAAAATGGTGGAGGAATTATTACTGAAACCTTACCTTATGAGAAGATACAAAATTATTTTTTTGCAAAGAGGAATAGAATAATAGCTGGTCTTTCAGATGCTGTTTTTGTAACTTGTGCTCCAAGGAAATCTGGGGCTTTAATTACTGCTGATCTTGGGCTTGATTTGGGTCTTGATATTTATGTTTATAATGTTGATTATTCTGGTGATGGTTCCAAGAGTTTATATGCTTCTGGAGCACAAGAAATAAAATCAGTGCCAGAACTTTATAATATACTAAATGTTCAGTATAATGAGCCTGAAATTAATGATTACTCGGCAGATTGTTGTGTAGGCAAAGATATATCGAGTATCCTTATTAATGAGTTACTGAATGAAATATCGAAAAAGGGGGGAGCATGA
- the ftsZ gene encoding cell division protein FtsZ — translation MKDYNIIDSHSNRFDAATNPTVLKVIGAGGGGSNAVNRMIEYGVRDVEFIVANTDLQALQTSIAPIKIALGSKVTSGLGAGGRPEIGQAAAEEDIDVIKNHLAGADMVFITAGMGGGTGTGAAPVIAQVAKELGILTVGVVTKPFKFEGPKKMRLAEQGINNLRKSVDTLIIIPNQKLLTVVDKRTTIKDAFKRADDVLRMGVQGIAGLIIEHGEVNIDFADVKSIMQGQGDALMGIGYGKGENRAVDAATSAISNPLLEEVRIEGSKGLLVNITGGEDFSLLELEEIMGIITASVDDEATVIYGHAINSNLDDEIYVTVVATGFASKKQKDLSGAVENNTLSSKEFDSLMSGSQDASDSVYGANDNFIAKSKNVNYFEDDIDIPTFLRNLNKKNSDN, via the coding sequence ATGAAAGATTATAATATTATTGATAGTCATTCAAATAGGTTTGATGCTGCTACAAATCCTACGGTTCTTAAGGTAATTGGTGCAGGTGGTGGTGGTAGCAATGCTGTCAATCGTATGATTGAATATGGAGTAAGAGACGTTGAATTTATTGTAGCAAATACTGATCTCCAGGCTCTTCAAACTTCTATTGCTCCAATAAAGATTGCTCTTGGATCCAAAGTTACTTCGGGTCTTGGCGCTGGTGGGAGGCCTGAAATTGGACAAGCTGCAGCAGAAGAAGATATTGATGTTATAAAGAATCATCTAGCAGGCGCTGATATGGTATTTATTACTGCTGGAATGGGTGGAGGAACTGGAACAGGAGCTGCGCCTGTTATTGCTCAAGTTGCAAAAGAACTTGGAATTTTAACTGTTGGAGTTGTTACTAAACCATTTAAATTTGAAGGTCCTAAAAAGATGCGACTCGCTGAACAGGGAATAAATAATTTGAGAAAATCTGTTGATACTTTAATAATTATTCCAAATCAAAAACTTTTAACTGTTGTTGATAAGCGAACTACAATTAAAGATGCCTTCAAGAGAGCCGATGATGTTTTAAGAATGGGTGTTCAGGGGATTGCAGGGCTTATTATTGAGCATGGCGAAGTCAATATTGATTTTGCTGATGTTAAGAGCATTATGCAAGGACAAGGTGATGCTTTGATGGGTATTGGTTATGGTAAGGGTGAAAATAGAGCGGTTGATGCAGCTACTTCTGCTATTAGTAATCCTTTGCTTGAAGAGGTTAGAATAGAAGGTTCTAAGGGGCTTCTTGTTAATATAACCGGAGGGGAAGATTTTTCATTGCTTGAGCTTGAAGAGATTATGGGAATAATTACGGCTAGTGTTGATGATGAAGCTACCGTAATATATGGGCATGCGATTAATTCAAATCTTGATGATGAGATTTATGTTACGGTTGTTGCTACTGGTTTTGCTTCTAAAAAACAGAAGGATTTATCTGGTGCAGTTGAGAATAATACTTTAAGTTCAAAAGAATTTGATAGTTTAATGTCAGGCAGTCAAGATGCATCAGATAGTGTTTATGGTGCGAATGATAATTTTATAGCAAAGTCAAAAAATGTTAATTATTTTGAGGATGACATTGATATTCCTACATTTCTTAGAAATTTGAATAAAAAAAATAGCGACAATTGA
- the ftsA gene encoding cell division protein FtsA, which yields MSRDLIVGLDIGTSKICTVVAEVNLNNQLEIIGIGTSLSRGVRKGVLINIEAALDSISNAIEAAELISGCDIATLSVSMSGSSIEGTNSRGVVAINSKTREIDNEDVDRVIEAAKAIVIPMDREILHVIPQEFIVDGIPHIKNPIDMMGIRLEGEVHIITGSSSSSQNLVRCVNRAGFSVDEVVLGSLASSYSTLSKEEREMGVLFVDMGKGTTDVILYIDGSPYYTGVIPIGANRVTLDIAQVWKVPEDVAENIKITAGVAHIAALESQIESVIIPNLGTRPPQEKSRKELAVIIHSRLSEIFEMIKAEIMKRGLYNKINGGIVLTGGGALFPGISNLTEEIFKYPSRIGFPMNINGVGEEYIDPKFSSALGLVLYKHEQQKFNKLKKGNNKSKRQSKISSKLKGWFLKEWF from the coding sequence GTGTCTAGAGATTTGATTGTAGGATTGGATATTGGAACTTCAAAGATTTGTACTGTGGTGGCTGAGGTGAACTTGAACAATCAGTTGGAAATAATTGGAATAGGCACTAGTCTATCAAGAGGTGTGAGGAAAGGGGTTCTTATAAATATTGAAGCAGCACTTGATTCAATTTCTAATGCTATTGAGGCTGCTGAACTTATTTCTGGATGTGATATTGCCACGTTATCTGTTTCTATGTCAGGTAGTAGCATTGAGGGCACTAATTCTCGAGGGGTTGTTGCAATAAATTCAAAGACAAGAGAGATTGATAATGAGGATGTTGATCGGGTGATTGAAGCTGCTAAGGCAATTGTAATTCCAATGGATAGAGAAATTTTGCATGTAATTCCTCAGGAATTTATTGTTGATGGAATTCCTCATATAAAGAATCCAATAGATATGATGGGAATTCGTCTTGAAGGTGAGGTGCATATCATTACAGGGTCTAGTTCTTCAAGTCAAAATTTGGTTAGGTGTGTAAATCGTGCTGGGTTTTCTGTTGATGAAGTTGTGCTTGGAAGTTTGGCATCATCTTATTCTACCTTATCTAAGGAGGAGAGGGAAATGGGAGTTTTGTTTGTTGACATGGGTAAGGGTACAACTGACGTAATTCTTTATATTGATGGTTCTCCTTATTATACGGGAGTAATTCCTATTGGTGCTAATAGAGTTACTCTTGATATTGCTCAAGTGTGGAAAGTGCCTGAGGATGTTGCTGAGAATATTAAAATAACAGCTGGTGTTGCACATATTGCTGCTCTTGAGAGCCAGATAGAGAGTGTTATTATTCCTAATCTTGGGACCAGACCTCCTCAAGAGAAAAGTCGAAAAGAATTAGCTGTAATAATTCATTCAAGATTGAGTGAGATCTTTGAGATGATAAAAGCTGAAATAATGAAACGAGGGCTTTACAATAAGATTAATGGAGGAATTGTTTTAACTGGTGGAGGAGCTTTGTTTCCCGGTATTTCTAATTTGACAGAAGAGATATTTAAATATCCATCAAGAATAGGATTTCCAATGAATATTAATGGAGTTGGAGAGGAGTACATTGATCCTAAATTTTCCTCAGCTCTTGGTCTTGTTCTTTATAAGCACGAACAGCAAAAATTCAATAAATTAAAGAAAGGAAATAATAAGTCTAAGAGACAAAGTAAAATATCTTCAAAATTGAAAGGTTGGTTTTTGAAGGAGTGGTTTTGA
- a CDS encoding cell division protein FtsQ/DivIB, whose product MLIYRKFLLIYTYIIISAILFEIIFIIFISPYFLIRYISFNDDIHISKEDILSISGIKPNTYYYDADVDTYKKNIMRDLRVKNAKVQLKFPNTISINIERRVPIVTAYDNVDGNFIYYFISSDGVILEKSKDLIYDLPIISGLNLNSIEAGDFLEDGMLAIVKNLNYVKINQITLYNLISEISFLKLNFYDYRIILYIKNIYNKILITSDMNLISVMYKVFMISDLLRGRSDTIDLRSGDIILLGED is encoded by the coding sequence ATGTTAATTTATCGAAAATTTTTGCTTATATATACTTACATAATAATTTCTGCTATCTTGTTTGAGATTATTTTTATTATTTTTATTTCACCTTATTTTTTAATTAGGTATATTAGTTTTAATGATGATATTCATATTTCTAAGGAAGATATATTAAGTATTTCAGGGATTAAACCCAATACTTATTATTATGATGCTGATGTTGATACTTATAAGAAAAATATTATGAGAGATCTAAGAGTAAAAAATGCAAAGGTACAACTTAAATTTCCCAATACAATTAGTATTAATATTGAAAGAAGAGTTCCTATTGTTACTGCCTATGATAATGTTGATGGCAATTTTATTTATTATTTTATTTCTTCAGATGGTGTAATTTTGGAAAAAAGTAAAGATTTAATTTATGATTTGCCTATAATTAGTGGATTAAATTTAAATAGCATTGAAGCGGGTGATTTTTTAGAGGATGGAATGTTGGCTATTGTAAAGAACCTTAACTATGTTAAAATAAATCAAATTACTTTATATAATTTAATATCAGAAATTAGTTTTTTGAAGTTGAATTTCTATGATTACAGAATTATTTTGTATATAAAAAATATATATAATAAGATACTGATAACATCGGATATGAATTTAATAAGTGTAATGTATAAGGTATTCATGATATCTGATTTACTAAGGGGAAGGTCTGATACTATTGATTTAAGAAGTGGTGATATCATTTTATTAGGAGAAGATTAG
- the ftsW gene encoding putative lipid II flippase FtsW: MLVLFSLVAYGLIIFYTSSFFLSVELTGDPNFLFLMRLKYLFLSFVVFFVFERISLDFLKRVVSIVLVVTFALILATFFSPSVSGAQRWIFLKGTSIQPSEIFKVSFAIYLSSYLSKFRLKSDNKISYWLKPMLIFGIFWLLIILQNDYSTAIYFAILFFVVLFVSEISFGYILAILFTFVPIAMIFLIFEPYRVARIFAFLNPYEDPLGKGYQIIASLNALKSGGLVGKGLGMGEIKLGRLPEANSDFIFSVLGEELGFLGICFAIMLFFLFFYLGYFIAILAKTRFRFFIAFISSLTIFLQSIMNILIAIGLLPPTGINLPFFSSGGSSIVVTMALSGLIANVSRDIESK; the protein is encoded by the coding sequence TTGCTTGTTTTATTCTCACTTGTTGCTTATGGCCTTATTATATTTTATACTTCTTCGTTTTTTTTAAGTGTAGAACTTACAGGGGATCCTAATTTTTTATTTTTAATGCGTCTTAAATATCTTTTTTTAAGTTTTGTTGTATTTTTTGTTTTTGAGAGAATTTCGTTAGATTTTTTAAAAAGAGTTGTTTCTATTGTTTTGGTTGTAACTTTTGCATTGATTCTGGCAACTTTTTTTTCTCCTAGTGTTTCTGGAGCACAAAGATGGATATTTTTGAAAGGAACTAGTATTCAGCCTTCAGAGATTTTTAAGGTATCTTTTGCAATTTATCTTTCAAGTTATTTAAGTAAGTTTAGATTAAAGTCAGATAATAAGATTTCTTATTGGCTTAAGCCCATGTTAATTTTTGGTATTTTTTGGTTACTCATAATTTTGCAAAATGATTATTCAACAGCTATTTATTTTGCTATTCTTTTCTTTGTTGTTTTATTTGTTTCTGAAATATCATTTGGATATATTTTGGCTATTTTATTTACTTTTGTTCCAATTGCTATGATTTTTTTAATATTTGAGCCTTATAGAGTTGCTAGAATTTTTGCATTTTTAAATCCTTATGAAGATCCTTTAGGAAAAGGATATCAAATAATTGCATCACTTAACGCTTTAAAGAGTGGTGGGCTTGTGGGAAAAGGTCTTGGAATGGGAGAAATAAAGCTTGGCAGGCTTCCAGAAGCTAATTCTGATTTTATTTTTTCTGTGCTTGGAGAAGAGTTAGGATTTTTAGGTATTTGTTTTGCTATTATGTTGTTTTTTTTATTTTTTTATCTTGGCTATTTTATAGCTATTTTGGCGAAGACTAGATTTAGGTTTTTTATTGCATTTATTTCAAGTCTTACAATTTTTCTTCAAAGTATAATGAATATTTTAATTGCAATTGGACTTTTGCCTCCCACAGGCATAAATTTGCCATTTTTTTCCTCAGGAGGTTCTTCTATTGTTGTTACAATGGCACTTTCTGGATTGATTGCAAATGTTTCTAGAGATATTGAAAGTAAGTAA
- the mraY gene encoding phospho-N-acetylmuramoyl-pentapeptide-transferase has protein sequence MFYLLGLRLLQYITFRTAYATIFAFLFSLILGPFIIVRLKKLKLNQILREDGPRRHLSAKTGIPSMGGILIFFCVLVSLFFWVNPWNIYFLIILFVMISFACLGFIDDFLKIKRKNSDGLNPSLKIYGQVFFSCISVTMLYYFGGDHVSIIYFPFFKSLKLDLGVLYIPFGIFILISASNSFNLTDGLDGLAIGLSIVVTGALIIIAYLTSRSDFAFYLNIPNIKGSEELVVFLGALLGGSFGFLWFNAYPAKIMMGDTGSLSIGAILGMVALILKSEILFAILTGVFVVETLSVIIQVAVYKKTKKRVFRMAPLHHHFEELGWSEMQVVIRFWIIGLIFAILALSTLKIR, from the coding sequence ATGTTTTATCTTTTAGGACTTAGATTGCTGCAATATATTACTTTTAGAACTGCTTATGCTACTATTTTTGCATTTTTGTTTTCTTTAATTTTGGGTCCATTTATTATTGTAAGACTTAAAAAACTAAAACTAAATCAAATTTTAAGAGAAGATGGACCAAGGCGCCATTTAAGTGCAAAGACGGGCATTCCTAGTATGGGCGGTATTCTTATTTTTTTTTGTGTTTTAGTCTCTTTATTTTTTTGGGTTAATCCTTGGAATATTTATTTTTTAATTATACTTTTTGTCATGATTAGTTTTGCATGCCTAGGATTTATTGACGATTTTCTGAAAATCAAGAGAAAAAATTCAGATGGGCTTAATCCTAGTCTTAAAATTTATGGGCAGGTATTCTTTTCTTGTATTTCCGTTACTATGCTTTATTATTTTGGTGGCGATCATGTTAGTATAATTTATTTTCCATTTTTTAAATCTCTCAAATTAGATTTAGGGGTTTTGTATATTCCATTTGGAATATTTATTTTAATATCTGCATCTAACTCTTTTAATTTAACAGATGGGCTTGATGGACTTGCTATTGGACTTAGTATTGTTGTAACAGGAGCGCTAATAATAATAGCATATCTGACAAGTAGATCTGATTTTGCATTTTATTTAAATATTCCAAATATAAAAGGTTCTGAAGAGCTTGTAGTATTCCTTGGAGCTTTACTTGGAGGTAGTTTTGGATTTTTATGGTTTAATGCGTATCCTGCTAAGATAATGATGGGTGATACCGGTAGTCTGTCAATTGGGGCAATTCTTGGAATGGTGGCTTTAATCTTAAAGAGTGAGATTCTTTTTGCAATTCTTACAGGAGTTTTTGTAGTTGAGACTTTGTCTGTAATTATTCAAGTGGCAGTTTATAAAAAGACTAAGAAAAGAGTTTTTAGAATGGCACCACTCCATCATCATTTTGAGGAGCTTGGTTGGTCTGAGATGCAGGTTGTCATTAGATTTTGGATAATAGGTTTAATATTTGCTATACTTGCTTTAAGTACTCTTAAAATTAGGTGA
- the murF gene encoding UDP-N-acetylmuramoyl-tripeptide--D-alanyl-D-alanine ligase has protein sequence MHIKIEDILDSSKDIKFVGHLNNMQKVVSFYSFDSREINSENSGTSLYFAYKGDRVDGFSFVEDLIGIGVKCFVCSEDYELSCFDYLNKYKDLVFLLTSNVVILLQYLAAHFIKRTSFKRIAITGSNGKTTTKEMLYSVLSKRYKTCKTWGNLNSDIGLPLSILRTEGDEEYAVFEVGISYIGEMSLLAKILNPEIVIVTNINYAHMQAFGDLKIVASEKAKIVTKSTQVIILNETCPYHSYLKEIAKSVNPEINIFYFDFHSLRIRAFSFLGEKFSYDFTYKGFDYSVLLPGKHNIFNAISCINLALLLGMSENEILEGLVHADFQKGRAELLRVKDYLILNDSYNCNLDSFMALKEIILDLEIKVKKIIILGSFKELGKFTYEVHKTAIQEVVLMNFDEVFLIGDEFQEVKIIEKLTLNNLSYFNNFEGFIDFFVKKSLKSQCFIVIKGSRSNRLERVLDYL, from the coding sequence GTGCATATAAAAATTGAGGACATTCTAGATTCTTCAAAAGATATTAAATTTGTTGGTCATTTAAATAATATGCAGAAGGTTGTGTCATTTTATTCTTTTGACAGCCGTGAAATAAATTCGGAAAATAGTGGAACTAGCCTTTATTTTGCATACAAAGGTGATAGGGTAGATGGATTTTCTTTTGTTGAAGATTTAATTGGTATTGGTGTTAAATGTTTTGTTTGTTCTGAGGATTATGAGCTTTCATGTTTTGATTATTTAAATAAGTATAAGGATTTAGTTTTTTTGCTCACTAGTAATGTAGTCATTCTTCTTCAATATTTAGCAGCGCATTTTATTAAAAGAACAAGTTTTAAGAGAATAGCTATTACTGGTAGTAATGGAAAGACCACAACAAAAGAGATGCTTTATAGTGTATTATCAAAGAGGTATAAAACTTGCAAGACTTGGGGAAATTTAAATTCAGATATTGGGCTTCCTTTGAGTATTTTGAGAACTGAGGGAGATGAAGAGTATGCTGTTTTTGAAGTAGGAATAAGCTACATTGGAGAGATGAGTCTTCTTGCTAAAATATTAAATCCTGAAATTGTTATTGTTACAAATATAAATTATGCACATATGCAAGCTTTTGGAGATTTAAAAATTGTTGCTTCAGAGAAGGCCAAAATAGTAACTAAGAGTACTCAGGTAATAATATTAAATGAGACTTGTCCTTATCATTCTTATTTAAAGGAAATAGCTAAGTCTGTTAATCCGGAGATTAATATTTTTTATTTTGATTTTCATAGTCTTAGAATTAGGGCATTTTCGTTTTTAGGTGAAAAGTTTTCTTATGATTTTACTTATAAGGGGTTTGATTATTCTGTTTTATTACCGGGTAAGCACAACATTTTCAATGCAATATCTTGTATTAATTTGGCTTTGTTACTTGGGATGAGTGAGAATGAGATTTTAGAGGGTCTTGTGCATGCTGATTTTCAAAAAGGTAGAGCAGAACTTTTAAGAGTAAAGGACTATTTGATTTTGAATGATTCTTATAATTGTAATTTGGATTCATTTATGGCTTTAAAAGAGATCATTTTGGATCTTGAGATTAAGGTTAAAAAAATTATTATTCTTGGTTCTTTTAAAGAACTTGGAAAATTTACATATGAAGTGCATAAAACAGCAATTCAGGAAGTTGTTTTGATGAATTTTGATGAAGTGTTTTTAATTGGTGATGAATTTCAAGAGGTGAAGATAATTGAAAAGTTGACTTTAAATAATTTATCTTACTTTAATAATTTTGAAGGTTTTATTGATTTTTTTGTTAAGAAGAGTTTGAAATCTCAGTGTTTTATTGTTATTAAAGGGTCAAGATCAAATAGGCTTGAAAGGGTTCTTGACTATCTTTAA
- the rsmH gene encoding 16S rRNA (cytosine(1402)-N(4))-methyltransferase RsmH encodes MDNVIVHTPVLLDEIINLVNTVYMSDEFVFVDCTLGEGGHSRAILRKYQNISVIGIERDNIILNRAKKFLVEFKEKVSYFNIWFDDFFSEYPLNSKVNFILADLGVSMFHYKMSGRGFSFVGDERLDMRLNPDDGSLNAYEVINTFGKEKLEDLIYELGGEYYSKRIVKSILEYRKVKNIKTSRELQSIIIKAYPRIRLKINPATKTFQALRIYVNDELFRLKKSLPLWIKSLSRNGILAIITFHSLEDKIVKGFFKGLNQEQYCILTKKPVIASFDEKKYNNASRSAKLRAIKKLYE; translated from the coding sequence ATGGATAATGTTATTGTTCATACCCCTGTACTTCTTGATGAAATTATTAATCTTGTAAATACCGTATATATGAGTGATGAATTTGTTTTCGTTGATTGTACCCTTGGGGAGGGAGGTCATTCAAGGGCCATTCTGAGGAAATATCAAAACATAAGTGTAATTGGTATTGAAAGAGATAACATTATTTTAAATAGGGCAAAAAAATTTCTTGTAGAATTTAAGGAAAAGGTTTCGTATTTTAATATTTGGTTTGATGATTTTTTTAGTGAATATCCTTTAAATAGTAAAGTAAATTTTATTTTAGCTGATCTTGGTGTTTCTATGTTTCATTACAAGATGAGTGGTAGAGGATTTTCTTTTGTTGGAGATGAAAGGTTAGATATGAGGCTTAACCCTGATGATGGGAGTCTTAATGCTTACGAGGTTATTAATACTTTTGGGAAAGAGAAACTTGAAGATTTAATTTATGAGTTGGGTGGTGAATATTATTCTAAAAGAATTGTTAAGTCTATTTTAGAATATAGAAAAGTTAAAAATATAAAAACTTCAAGAGAGCTTCAAAGCATAATTATCAAAGCATATCCTAGGATAAGGCTTAAAATAAATCCAGCAACTAAGACTTTTCAGGCATTAAGAATTTATGTCAATGATGAGCTTTTTCGTTTGAAAAAAAGTTTGCCGTTATGGATAAAAAGCTTATCAAGGAATGGAATCTTGGCTATTATTACATTTCATTCTTTAGAAGATAAAATTGTAAAAGGGTTTTTTAAAGGTTTAAATCAAGAGCAGTATTGTATACTTACTAAAAAGCCTGTAATTGCAAGCTTTGATGAGAAAAAATATAATAATGCATCAAGAAGTGCTAAGCTTAGAGCCATAAAAAAATTATATGAGTAA